A window of Lysobacter terrestris contains these coding sequences:
- a CDS encoding pirin family protein has product MKKVQGIYSAPRPHWVGDGFPARSLFSYNSHGRHLSPFLLLDYAGPHKFDPAAQPRGVGQHPHRGFETVTIVYEGEVEHRDSTGAGGKIGPGDVQWMTAASGILHEEFHSHEFTRSGGTLEMVQLWVNLPAKDKMAAPGYQTLLDAEIPAIELTDGAGKVRVIAGEYAGHRGPARTFTPIDVWDVRLNAGHATQFSVPEGRTLALVVLKGTVQVNGTQVAREAQMVTLGLDGRDVHVEANSDATVLLLSGEPIDEPIVGYGPFVMNTQEEISQAIVDFNGGKFGRMQ; this is encoded by the coding sequence ATGAAGAAGGTCCAGGGCATCTACAGCGCCCCGCGCCCGCATTGGGTGGGTGACGGCTTCCCGGCGCGCTCGCTGTTCTCCTACAACAGCCACGGCCGCCACCTCAGCCCGTTCCTGTTGCTCGACTACGCGGGTCCGCACAAGTTCGACCCGGCCGCGCAGCCGCGCGGCGTCGGCCAGCACCCGCACCGCGGCTTCGAGACGGTCACCATCGTCTACGAGGGCGAGGTCGAGCACCGCGACTCCACCGGCGCCGGCGGCAAGATCGGCCCGGGCGACGTGCAGTGGATGACCGCGGCGTCGGGAATCCTGCACGAGGAGTTCCACTCGCACGAGTTCACCCGCAGCGGCGGCACGCTGGAGATGGTGCAGCTGTGGGTCAACCTGCCGGCCAAGGACAAGATGGCCGCGCCGGGCTACCAGACACTGCTCGACGCCGAGATCCCGGCGATCGAACTGACCGACGGCGCCGGCAAGGTGCGGGTGATCGCGGGCGAGTACGCCGGCCATCGCGGCCCGGCGCGCACCTTCACGCCGATCGACGTGTGGGACGTGCGGCTCAACGCGGGCCACGCGACGCAGTTCAGCGTGCCCGAAGGCCGCACGCTCGCGCTGGTGGTGCTCAAGGGCACCGTGCAGGTCAACGGCACGCAGGTCGCGCGCGAGGCGCAGATGGTGACGCTCGGCCTCGACGGCCGCGACGTCCACGTCGAAGCCAACAGCGATGCCACCGTGCTGCTGCTCAGCGGTGAACCGATCGACGAACCCATCGTCGGCTACGGCCCCTTCGTGATGAACACGCAGGAGGAGATCAGCCAGGCGATCGTCGACTTCAACGGCGGCAAGTTCGGCCGCATGCAGTAA
- a CDS encoding DUF4124 domain-containing protein, whose amino-acid sequence MLDAIRSGRRLLSSTVLSGVVLLATMGTASAQGVVIYRCTDASGALTIQNGTPCPKGSKQERRVMEAAPTPPAGYTPPLPAPAPQPVVVPRALRAPPVVPPPPAPPAAAEPAVADGDRLPPPWLYECRTYDDDRYFSDNGDPRPRCVTLTTTGLGGMIENGSNTSACEMKLDQCQRVPDGALCDGWRRRLRDAESALRYGASEDRAKAEAEVQRLTRVVQETTCGRASPGP is encoded by the coding sequence ATGCTCGATGCAATCCGATCCGGGCGGCGCCTGCTGTCCAGCACCGTCCTGTCCGGCGTCGTCCTGCTGGCCACGATGGGCACCGCGTCCGCCCAGGGCGTGGTCATCTACCGCTGCACCGACGCCAGCGGCGCGCTCACCATCCAGAACGGCACGCCCTGCCCCAAGGGCAGCAAGCAGGAACGCCGGGTGATGGAAGCCGCGCCGACGCCACCGGCGGGCTACACGCCGCCGCTGCCGGCGCCTGCGCCGCAACCGGTGGTGGTGCCACGCGCGCTGCGCGCGCCGCCGGTCGTACCGCCGCCGCCCGCGCCCCCCGCCGCGGCGGAGCCCGCCGTCGCCGACGGTGATCGGCTGCCGCCGCCGTGGCTGTACGAGTGCCGCACCTACGACGACGACCGCTACTTCAGCGACAACGGCGATCCGCGGCCGCGCTGCGTGACGCTCACCACGACCGGCCTGGGCGGCATGATCGAGAACGGCAGCAACACCTCCGCCTGCGAGATGAAACTCGACCAGTGCCAGCGCGTGCCCGACGGCGCGCTGTGCGATGGCTGGCGCCGGCGCCTGCGCGATGCCGAGTCCGCATTGCGCTACGGCGCCAGCGAGGACCGCGCCAAGGCCGAAGCCGAGGTGCAACGGCTGACGCGCGTGGTGCAGGAGACCACCTGCGGCCGCGCCAGCCCCGGTCCCTAG
- a CDS encoding DUF4124 domain-containing protein, which yields MKRTHPVLPSIACALLSGAALLALPGVRVHAAEVTIYRCTDGKGQVALRDTPCRAGEKQETRSMVRPTDPPPRPLPATPATATKPASEATTRYVLVTPPQPLYECVSVDGERYTSDSGQGRPRWEPLWAFGYPAVPMRPDGGVSANIGFRSGDVRGHVRVGDPGHPSHHGTVLVPAVPTGQWVYDECHRLPQAEVCERLRDDRYALNRRWNIAQPSERAQIDRETRGIDARLANDCGGS from the coding sequence ATGAAACGCACCCACCCCGTCCTGCCGTCGATTGCCTGCGCGCTGCTGTCAGGCGCCGCGCTGCTGGCGCTGCCGGGCGTGCGGGTGCACGCCGCCGAGGTGACGATCTACCGCTGCACCGACGGCAAGGGTCAGGTGGCGCTGCGCGATACGCCGTGCCGCGCCGGCGAGAAGCAGGAAACGCGCAGCATGGTGCGCCCGACCGATCCGCCGCCGCGCCCACTACCGGCCACACCTGCGACCGCAACGAAGCCGGCCTCGGAGGCGACCACGCGCTACGTCCTGGTCACGCCGCCGCAGCCGCTGTACGAATGCGTCAGCGTCGACGGCGAGCGCTACACCAGCGACAGCGGCCAAGGCCGCCCGCGCTGGGAACCGCTGTGGGCCTTCGGTTACCCCGCCGTGCCGATGCGACCCGACGGCGGCGTCAGCGCCAACATCGGCTTCCGCAGCGGCGACGTGCGCGGCCACGTCCGCGTCGGCGACCCCGGGCATCCCTCGCACCACGGCACCGTCCTCGTGCCGGCGGTCCCCACCGGGCAATGGGTGTACGACGAATGCCACCGCCTGCCGCAGGCCGAGGTCTGCGAGCGCCTGCGCGACGACCGCTACGCCCTGAACCGCCGCTGGAACATCGCCCAACCCAGCGAACGCGCGCAGATCGACCGCGAGACCCGCGGCATCGACGCGCGCCTGGCCAACGACTGCGGAGGCAGTTGA
- a CDS encoding DUF1579 domain-containing protein, which produces MKLRHIAALTLGCLIATTASAHDPKTDAPPPMTPEQQAAMAAWQKASTPNERHQQLIAEFAGTWNTKMTSWMDPSAPPQVETGKSVNTAVLGGRQLRMDYSGQFMGQPFQGMGYTGYDNVTGKYFSTWSDNMSTGLFVAEGSYDAAGKVYNYTATMNDPMQNGAPVPVRETMRVVDKDHVTFEMYETRDGKERKSMQIEYTRAK; this is translated from the coding sequence ATGAAGCTCCGCCACATCGCCGCGCTGACGCTCGGTTGCCTGATCGCCACGACCGCCAGCGCGCACGACCCGAAGACCGACGCGCCGCCGCCGATGACGCCGGAGCAACAGGCGGCGATGGCCGCCTGGCAGAAGGCCTCCACGCCCAACGAGCGGCACCAGCAGCTAATCGCCGAGTTCGCGGGCACCTGGAACACGAAGATGACCTCGTGGATGGATCCCTCGGCGCCGCCGCAGGTGGAAACCGGCAAGTCGGTCAACACCGCCGTGCTGGGCGGCCGCCAGTTGCGCATGGACTACAGCGGCCAGTTCATGGGCCAGCCGTTCCAGGGCATGGGTTACACCGGCTACGACAACGTTACCGGCAAGTACTTCAGCACCTGGTCGGACAACATGTCGACCGGCCTGTTCGTGGCCGAAGGCAGCTACGACGCGGCCGGCAAGGTCTACAACTACACCGCGACGATGAACGACCCGATGCAGAACGGCGCGCCGGTGCCGGTGCGCGAAACCATGCGCGTCGTCGACAAGGACCACGTCACCTTCGAGATGTACGAAACGCGCGACGGCAAGGAGCGCAAGAGCATGCAGATCGAGTACACGCGGGCGAAGTAG
- a CDS encoding L-threonylcarbamoyladenylate synthase, translating to MSAPLSHDAAVRVLRDGGVIACPTEAVWGLSCDPFNEAAVRRLLAIKQRDVAKGLILAAATRAQFDGLLDAAALPRERLAVVEASWPGPNTWIVPATATVPRWITGAHAGVAMRVSAHPIMAALCEKFGGPLVSTSANRAGEPPAFQRDALDPALLALLDGVSTGETGGLAAPTAIRDARSGDVLRL from the coding sequence ATGAGCGCACCGCTGTCCCACGATGCCGCCGTCCGCGTGTTGCGCGACGGCGGCGTCATCGCCTGCCCCACCGAAGCGGTGTGGGGCCTCAGCTGCGATCCGTTCAACGAGGCGGCGGTGCGGCGCCTGCTGGCGATCAAGCAGCGCGACGTCGCCAAGGGGCTGATCCTCGCTGCGGCCACGCGCGCGCAGTTCGACGGCCTGCTCGATGCGGCCGCACTGCCGCGCGAGCGCCTCGCCGTCGTCGAAGCGAGCTGGCCGGGGCCCAACACCTGGATCGTGCCGGCCACGGCCACGGTGCCGCGCTGGATCACCGGCGCGCATGCGGGCGTCGCGATGCGCGTCAGCGCCCACCCGATCATGGCGGCGTTGTGCGAAAAATTTGGCGGCCCGCTGGTGTCCACCAGCGCCAACCGCGCCGGCGAACCGCCGGCGTTCCAGCGCGACGCGCTCGATCCGGCGCTGCTGGCGCTGCTCGACGGCGTCAGCACGGGCGAAACCGGCGGCCTGGCCGCGCCCACGGCGATCCGCGACGCGCGCAGCGGCGACGTGCTGCGCCTGTGA
- a CDS encoding DNA topoisomerase I yields the protein MAKNLLIVESPAKAKTINKYLGKDFTVLASYGHVRDLVPKEGAVDPEHGFAMRYDLIEKNEKHVDAIAKAAKGADHLFLATDPDREGEAISWHIAEILKERGLLKDKTLQRVVFTEITPRAIKEAMTQPRAIASDLVDAQQARRALDYLVGFNLSPVLWRKVQRGLSAGRVQSPALRMIVEREEEIEAFIAREYWSVEAECAHPSQSFTAKLTKLDGKKFEQFTITDGDTAEAARARLVKAAAGALHVTDVASKERKRRPAAPFTTSTLQQEAARKLGFTTRKTMQVAQKLYEGVAIGEEGTVGLITYMRTDSVNLSQDALGEIRDVIARDYGTRAVPDKPNVYTTKSKNAQEAHEAVRPTSALRTPAQVARFLSDDERKLYELVWKRAVASQMVPATLNTVSVDLAAGSEHSFRASGTTVVDPGFLAVYEEGKDTKTSEDDDEGRKLPAMKIGDRVPLDRIHADQHFTQPPPRFTEAALVKALEEYGIGRPSTYASIIQTLLFRKYVEMEGRSFRPSDVGRAVSKFLSSHFTQYVDYDFTAKLEDELDAVSRGEEEWIPLMEKFWGPFKELVADKTESVDRSEATGARELGTDPKSGKPVSVRLGRFGPYAQIGDKDTDEKLEFASLRPGQSMHTITMEDALELFKLPRKLGLSNDEEVSVGIGRFGPFAKRGSVYASLKKEDDPYTIDLARAVFLIEEKEEIARNRIIKEFAGSDIQVLNGRFGPYLSDGKLNGRIPKDREPASLTLEEAQQLMETTGKPMRGRFGKKAAAKKEPAVKKAVAKKAAGDKPAAKKATKKVAKKAAKKATTKTAAKKAVKKVAKKAAKTAKA from the coding sequence ATGGCCAAGAACCTCCTCATCGTCGAGTCGCCCGCCAAGGCCAAGACGATCAACAAGTACCTGGGCAAGGACTTCACCGTCCTGGCCAGCTACGGCCATGTGCGCGACCTGGTGCCCAAGGAGGGCGCGGTCGACCCCGAGCACGGCTTCGCCATGCGCTACGACCTGATCGAGAAGAACGAGAAGCACGTCGACGCCATCGCCAAGGCGGCCAAGGGCGCCGACCACCTGTTCCTCGCGACCGACCCGGACCGCGAGGGTGAAGCGATCAGCTGGCACATCGCCGAGATCCTCAAGGAGCGCGGCCTGCTCAAGGACAAGACGCTGCAGCGCGTGGTGTTCACCGAGATCACGCCGCGCGCGATCAAGGAAGCGATGACCCAGCCGCGCGCGATCGCCAGCGACCTGGTCGATGCACAGCAGGCGCGCCGTGCGCTGGACTACCTGGTCGGCTTCAACCTGTCGCCGGTGCTGTGGCGCAAGGTGCAGCGCGGCCTGTCCGCCGGCCGCGTGCAGTCGCCGGCGCTGCGCATGATCGTCGAGCGCGAGGAAGAGATCGAAGCCTTCATCGCCCGCGAATACTGGTCGGTCGAAGCCGAGTGCGCGCATCCGTCGCAGTCGTTCACCGCCAAGCTGACCAAGCTCGACGGCAAGAAGTTCGAACAGTTCACCATCACCGACGGCGACACCGCCGAAGCCGCGCGCGCGCGCCTGGTCAAGGCCGCCGCCGGCGCGCTGCACGTCACCGACGTCGCCAGCAAGGAACGCAAGCGCCGCCCGGCCGCGCCGTTCACCACCTCCACCCTGCAGCAGGAAGCCGCGCGCAAGCTCGGCTTCACCACGCGCAAGACCATGCAGGTCGCGCAGAAGCTGTACGAAGGCGTGGCGATCGGCGAGGAAGGCACGGTCGGCCTCATCACCTACATGCGTACCGACTCGGTCAACCTGTCGCAGGATGCGCTGGGCGAGATCCGTGACGTGATCGCCCGCGACTACGGCACGCGCGCCGTGCCGGACAAGCCCAACGTCTACACGACCAAGTCGAAGAACGCGCAGGAAGCGCACGAAGCCGTGCGTCCGACCTCCGCGCTGCGCACGCCGGCGCAGGTCGCGCGCTTCCTCAGCGACGACGAGCGCAAGCTGTACGAACTGGTGTGGAAGCGCGCCGTCGCCTCGCAGATGGTCCCGGCCACGCTCAACACCGTGTCGGTCGACCTCGCCGCCGGTTCCGAACACAGCTTCCGCGCTTCGGGCACCACCGTGGTCGATCCCGGCTTCCTCGCCGTGTACGAGGAAGGCAAGGACACCAAGACCTCGGAAGACGACGACGAAGGCCGCAAGCTGCCGGCGATGAAGATCGGCGACCGCGTGCCGCTCGACCGCATCCACGCCGACCAGCATTTCACCCAGCCGCCGCCGCGCTTCACCGAAGCGGCGCTGGTCAAGGCGCTGGAGGAGTACGGCATCGGTCGTCCGTCCACCTACGCCTCGATCATCCAGACCCTGCTGTTCCGCAAGTACGTGGAGATGGAAGGCCGCAGCTTCCGTCCCTCCGACGTGGGCCGCGCGGTGTCGAAGTTCCTCAGCAGCCACTTCACCCAGTACGTCGACTACGACTTCACCGCCAAGCTCGAGGACGAGCTCGATGCGGTGTCGCGCGGCGAGGAGGAATGGATCCCGCTGATGGAGAAGTTCTGGGGACCGTTCAAGGAACTGGTCGCCGACAAGACCGAGTCGGTCGATCGCTCTGAAGCCACCGGCGCGCGCGAACTCGGCACCGATCCCAAGAGCGGCAAGCCGGTGAGCGTGCGCCTGGGGCGCTTCGGGCCGTACGCGCAGATCGGCGACAAGGACACCGACGAGAAGCTGGAATTCGCCTCGCTGCGTCCCGGCCAGTCGATGCACACCATCACCATGGAAGATGCGCTGGAGCTGTTCAAGCTGCCGCGCAAGCTCGGCCTGAGCAACGACGAGGAAGTCAGCGTCGGCATCGGCCGCTTCGGTCCGTTCGCCAAGCGCGGCAGCGTCTATGCCTCGCTGAAGAAGGAAGACGATCCGTACACGATCGACCTCGCCCGCGCGGTGTTCCTGATCGAGGAGAAGGAAGAGATCGCGCGCAACCGCATCATCAAGGAATTCGCCGGTAGCGACATCCAGGTGCTCAACGGCCGCTTCGGCCCGTACCTGTCGGACGGCAAGCTCAACGGCCGCATTCCCAAGGACCGCGAGCCGGCGTCGCTGACGCTGGAGGAAGCGCAGCAGCTGATGGAAACCACCGGCAAGCCGATGCGCGGCCGCTTCGGCAAGAAGGCCGCGGCGAAGAAGGAGCCGGCGGTGAAGAAGGCCGTCGCCAAGAAGGCCGCCGGCGACAAGCCGGCCGCGAAGAAGGCGACCAAGAAGGTGGCGAAGAAGGCCGCCAAGAAGGCGACGACCAAGACCGCGGCGAAGAAGGCGGTGAAGAAGGTCGCCAAGAAAGCCGCGAAGACGGCGAAGGCCTGA
- a CDS encoding RDD family protein, translated as MSQWYYSDYQRNRLGPVAASDLADLHHAGQLQPDTLVWREGMPQWRAWREVMTQALNEAAGRTSPAADAVPLSAGVNPYAMAEPLPSAAPALAAAAAGPSLGTLSSTATLGAGANPYAVAEPSSPYAPPRAALHDGNAYVGGGEVVYAGFWKRFAAYFIDSVLVGIVTWIVQMIIMAGFGASTGLAARSDPGSMIASAGIVGFLFGMVIVPLAMQAVYFAWMHSSDRQATLGKMAVGIKVTDDDGQRISFARGIGRYFAAILSSLILCIGYLMAGFTERKRALHDMVASTLVVDQWAFTAHPERQRHELGTVTIVIAVIAGVLMVGYLLLIIGAVVALGMAAGAH; from the coding sequence ATGAGCCAGTGGTACTACAGCGATTACCAGCGCAACCGCCTCGGCCCCGTCGCCGCGAGCGATCTCGCCGACCTGCACCATGCCGGCCAGTTGCAGCCGGACACCCTGGTCTGGCGCGAGGGCATGCCGCAATGGCGCGCCTGGCGCGAAGTGATGACCCAGGCCTTGAACGAAGCCGCGGGCCGCACCTCGCCCGCCGCCGACGCCGTGCCGCTGTCGGCGGGCGTGAACCCGTACGCGATGGCCGAACCGCTGCCGTCGGCGGCGCCGGCCTTAGCCGCGGCCGCCGCTGGCCCGTCGCTGGGCACGCTGTCGTCGACTGCCACGCTGGGTGCGGGCGCCAACCCCTACGCCGTCGCGGAGCCGTCCTCGCCCTACGCGCCGCCGCGCGCCGCGCTGCATGACGGCAACGCCTACGTCGGTGGCGGCGAAGTGGTCTATGCCGGCTTCTGGAAGCGCTTCGCCGCGTACTTCATCGACTCGGTCCTGGTCGGCATCGTCACCTGGATCGTGCAGATGATCATCATGGCCGGCTTCGGCGCCAGCACCGGTCTGGCCGCGCGCAGCGATCCCGGCAGCATGATCGCCAGCGCCGGCATCGTCGGCTTCCTGTTCGGCATGGTCATCGTGCCGCTCGCGATGCAGGCGGTGTACTTCGCCTGGATGCACTCGTCCGACCGCCAGGCCACGCTGGGCAAGATGGCCGTGGGCATCAAGGTCACCGACGACGACGGCCAGCGGATCAGCTTCGCCCGCGGCATCGGCCGCTACTTCGCCGCGATCCTGAGCAGCCTGATCCTGTGCATCGGTTACCTCATGGCCGGCTTCACCGAGCGCAAGCGCGCGCTGCACGACATGGTCGCCAGCACCCTGGTGGTGGACCAGTGGGCCTTCACCGCCCATCCGGAACGCCAGCGCCACGAACTGGGCACCGTCACCATCGTGATCGCGGTGATCGCCGGCGTGCTGATGGTGGGCTACCTGCTGCTGATCATCGGCGCCGTCGTCGCCCTGGGCATGGCCGCCGGCGCGCACTGA